In Brevibacillus brevis, a genomic segment contains:
- a CDS encoding queuosine precursor transporter has product MFNLALGVGFALVNFGLFLLCYRLFGRMGLYAWLGMATVLANIQVVKTIEMFGLVMTLGNTIYASIYLTSDLLNEKYGEKAAKKAVWFGFFTLIATTIIMQLVLLFEPAETDIAQESLEKLFGLMPRLALGSLCAYFISQFVDVKIYTWLKKKCPRPNQLWIRNNGSTLFSQLLDSVTFCSIAFLGEYPMGVWWEILLTTYLLKFVVSAASTPVLYIARSMKVPEE; this is encoded by the coding sequence ATGTTTAATCTCGCTTTGGGAGTGGGATTCGCCCTTGTCAACTTCGGGTTGTTCCTGCTCTGCTACCGCCTGTTCGGCAGGATGGGCCTGTACGCGTGGCTCGGAATGGCTACCGTGCTGGCAAATATCCAGGTCGTCAAGACCATCGAGATGTTCGGGCTGGTCATGACGCTCGGCAACACCATTTACGCGTCCATTTACTTGACGAGCGACCTGCTGAATGAAAAATACGGGGAAAAGGCCGCCAAGAAAGCCGTCTGGTTTGGCTTTTTCACCTTGATTGCCACGACGATCATCATGCAGCTGGTGCTGCTGTTCGAACCGGCGGAGACGGACATCGCGCAGGAGTCGCTGGAAAAGTTGTTCGGCCTGATGCCGCGGCTCGCGCTTGGCAGTCTGTGCGCCTACTTTATCAGCCAGTTCGTCGACGTGAAAATCTACACCTGGCTAAAGAAGAAGTGCCCGCGTCCGAATCAGCTGTGGATCCGCAACAACGGCAGCACGCTGTTCAGCCAGTTGCTGGACTCGGTAACGTTCTGCTCGATCGCGTTTTTGGGCGAGTACCCGATGGGCGTCTGGTGGGAGATCCTGTTGACGACCTACCTGCTCAAATTCGTCGTATCGGCGGCATCGACGCCGGTGCTGTACATCGCCCGCAGCATGAAGGTGCCGGAGGAATAA
- a CDS encoding C45 family peptidase, producing the protein MQQGQPFEQASRSTQSFPYYRFSGTHREIGRQYGEACAPLIRKHRDYALERLRSKVVVPSLQALEEEALKYRPYVQQYAPFFDEEIQGIAQGAGISLGEAYFLQLRAEIYQHFDATDECTTFAVSPEATLDGTPLIGQNADLPAFYGEVGIVAEYVPDAGPACLMLTPAGQVSYIGINDCGMGVFANFLVSDGWRVGFPRYLLSRLALTKNSVDEAAAQVKSVYRASSRNLIMMDKTGRSLDLETVPARAAALEATNGILAHSNHFVSESMLEEERKTGEDLENSRVRLGRMRALLESKRGLLDVAAMQELLRDRETAPHTLCRMPGDFGESITFASVIAEPTKGNLWIAIGPPHQYEYKRYTFSS; encoded by the coding sequence ATGCAACAAGGACAGCCATTTGAGCAGGCAAGCCGATCCACCCAATCATTTCCCTACTACCGATTTAGCGGGACGCATCGCGAGATTGGAAGACAATACGGGGAAGCATGCGCACCGCTGATTCGAAAGCATCGTGACTACGCGCTGGAGCGGTTGCGCTCGAAAGTAGTGGTCCCCTCCCTGCAAGCTCTGGAGGAGGAGGCTTTGAAATACAGGCCTTACGTGCAGCAATATGCGCCGTTTTTTGATGAGGAGATCCAAGGCATTGCGCAAGGAGCGGGGATTTCCCTGGGAGAGGCGTATTTCCTCCAGTTGCGTGCGGAAATTTATCAGCATTTCGATGCGACGGATGAATGTACGACGTTCGCCGTATCGCCGGAAGCGACTCTCGACGGCACTCCGCTCATTGGGCAAAATGCGGATTTGCCCGCTTTTTATGGAGAGGTGGGCATCGTGGCGGAGTATGTTCCGGATGCTGGACCGGCTTGCCTGATGCTGACGCCGGCCGGACAAGTGTCCTACATCGGGATCAACGACTGTGGGATGGGAGTTTTCGCCAACTTCCTCGTAAGCGATGGCTGGCGGGTGGGATTTCCCCGATACCTGCTTTCACGGCTGGCATTGACGAAAAATTCTGTAGATGAGGCGGCGGCGCAGGTCAAGAGCGTGTACCGAGCCTCTTCCCGAAACCTGATCATGATGGACAAGACGGGGAGAAGCCTGGATCTGGAGACGGTTCCCGCCCGGGCTGCGGCGCTTGAGGCGACAAACGGCATCCTGGCCCACTCGAATCACTTCGTTTCCGAAAGCATGCTGGAGGAAGAGCGCAAAACCGGAGAGGACCTGGAGAATTCCCGTGTCCGCCTGGGTCGAATGCGGGCCCTGCTGGAGAGCAAACGCGGCCTGCTTGATGTCGCAGCGATGCAAGAGCTGTTGCGGGACCGCGAGACAGCACCGCATACCCTGTGCCGGATGCCGGGAGATTTCGGGGAGTCGATCACCTTTGCGTCCGTGATCGCGGAGCCGACCAAAGGAAACCTGTGGATTGCGATCGGGCCGCCGCACCAGTACGAGTATAAACGCTACACGTTTTCTTCATGA
- a CDS encoding LysR family transcriptional regulator gives MDDKDCKLLLHVYEEKNITRAAERMHISQPALSYRLQQLEAEFGITIFTKHGKGVKFTTEGEYLVSFARKLVLEMRKAKDHLSNMANEVKGTLRLGVSNHFAHYKLPPILKSFLEDYPDVTITLETGYSSMIHQLLNEESVDVGIISGNYQWFDQKCLIYRNRITVISKEKISLDDLPSLPRIHYRTPHHSANIKYKTDLLLPKAIEDWWQERYTQPPRLSMQVDNAESCKEMVRYGFGYAIIPRTCLKEQDNFHTIDLSYQNGSELSRNTWMHYRESSIQSSVVKTFVNYMKAFYALDGQEDSAAF, from the coding sequence ATGGACGACAAAGACTGCAAGTTGCTCTTGCACGTATACGAGGAAAAAAACATTACCCGCGCGGCGGAACGCATGCACATTTCCCAGCCGGCGCTCAGCTATCGCCTGCAGCAATTGGAAGCCGAATTCGGCATCACGATTTTCACCAAGCATGGAAAAGGCGTAAAGTTCACGACGGAAGGGGAATACTTGGTCAGCTTTGCCAGAAAACTGGTGCTCGAGATGCGGAAAGCAAAAGACCACCTCTCCAATATGGCCAATGAGGTGAAAGGCACGCTGAGACTCGGGGTTTCCAATCATTTTGCCCACTACAAGCTCCCTCCGATCCTCAAAAGCTTTTTGGAAGACTACCCGGATGTGACGATCACGCTGGAGACCGGCTACAGCTCCATGATTCATCAACTGCTAAATGAAGAAAGTGTGGACGTGGGCATCATCAGTGGAAACTACCAATGGTTTGATCAAAAATGTTTAATCTATCGAAATCGCATCACGGTTATTTCCAAAGAAAAAATAAGTCTGGACGACCTTCCAAGCCTGCCGAGAATTCACTACCGAACGCCCCATCATTCTGCCAATATCAAGTACAAAACCGATCTGCTCTTGCCGAAAGCGATCGAAGACTGGTGGCAAGAACGGTACACGCAACCGCCCCGCCTTTCCATGCAGGTCGACAACGCCGAGTCCTGCAAAGAGATGGTCCGATACGGCTTTGGATATGCGATCATCCCGCGTACCTGCCTGAAGGAACAAGACAATTTCCACACGATCGACTTGTCTTATCAGAACGGGAGCGAGCTTTCCCGAAATACGTGGATGCATTACCGGGAGTCCTCGATCCAATCGTCGGTGGTCAAAACATTCGTGAATTACATGAAGGCCTTCTATGCATTGGATGGACAAGAGGATTCCGCCGCCTTCTAA
- a CDS encoding ferritin-like domain-containing protein: MNGYWYGPYAYASYQPYAQPAAHGETDQRMQLVLRLILEAISDERHDELFYDYLLSVAPTEKEQQVITGIRDDERKHRRLFRQMYTQLTGQRPPMTGEGEAFQKPASYLDGIEQALMGELKAFEKYRVIYKYIPTQYRDTIFEIMTDEMKHASYYNWLYAKNK, from the coding sequence ATGAACGGATATTGGTACGGCCCTTACGCGTACGCCTCCTATCAGCCGTACGCGCAGCCGGCTGCCCATGGAGAGACGGACCAGCGCATGCAGCTCGTCCTGCGGTTAATCCTCGAAGCGATCTCGGACGAGCGGCACGACGAGCTGTTCTACGATTACTTGCTGAGTGTCGCCCCTACGGAAAAAGAGCAGCAGGTCATCACCGGAATACGCGACGACGAACGAAAACACCGCAGATTGTTCCGGCAAATGTACACACAGCTGACAGGCCAGCGACCACCGATGACAGGCGAGGGAGAGGCGTTTCAAAAACCGGCCAGCTACCTGGACGGGATCGAACAGGCGCTGATGGGCGAGCTCAAGGCGTTTGAAAAATACCGCGTGATTTACAAATACATCCCAACGCAGTACCGAGACACCATCTTTGAGATCATGACCGATGAGATGAAGCATGCCAGCTATTACAACTGGCTGTACGCGAAAAATAAATGA
- a CDS encoding NCS2 family permease, with protein MWMEKLFHLRACDTTIRRELLAGFISFVTIVYIVAVNASILQDAGIPMEAGILATVLTAFAGALLMAFWANAPLVLVPGMGINALFTYTLCHTMGLSWQEALGAVFVSGLIFAAIAFTRAAEVLSRAIPASLKEAITVGIGLFLTFIGLQKGGLIVTSPSTFVALGNLASPQVIVTLATLVITLILFIRNVPGNFLIGIAAGTGLGFLFGIVEPGSGTAISFAEYGHVFAGLSFDGIWTLPFWIATFSLAMVIVFENIGLIHGHTAMAGQPHKFRRSLQANALAAALSGIFGTSPTVSTVESAAGIAAGGRTGLTALVTGTLLLGSLGLIPLVKMIPNGAIAPVLIIIGGLMLQNVQNINLKDFSEGFPAFLIIAIIPLSYSIVDGIAFGFVAYPLLKLALGKRKEVPALLYVIAGLFLLNLVLPALT; from the coding sequence ATGTGGATGGAGAAGTTGTTTCACCTGCGCGCTTGCGACACGACGATCAGACGAGAACTCTTGGCTGGCTTTATCAGCTTTGTTACCATTGTCTACATTGTTGCCGTAAACGCTTCGATCTTGCAGGATGCCGGCATTCCGATGGAGGCGGGCATCCTCGCGACCGTGCTGACGGCGTTCGCCGGCGCGCTGCTCATGGCTTTTTGGGCCAATGCGCCGCTTGTGCTGGTGCCCGGAATGGGGATCAATGCCCTGTTTACGTATACGTTGTGCCACACGATGGGCCTGTCCTGGCAGGAAGCGCTGGGCGCAGTGTTTGTGTCGGGCCTGATTTTCGCCGCCATCGCCTTTACCCGTGCGGCAGAAGTGCTCTCCAGGGCCATTCCGGCTTCGCTCAAAGAAGCGATTACGGTGGGGATCGGCCTGTTTCTGACGTTTATCGGCCTGCAAAAGGGCGGACTGATCGTGACAAGTCCGTCCACCTTCGTGGCTTTGGGAAATCTGGCCAGCCCGCAGGTCATCGTCACGCTGGCGACGCTGGTCATCACGCTGATCTTGTTTATCCGCAACGTCCCCGGCAACTTCCTGATCGGGATCGCCGCCGGGACGGGGCTAGGCTTTTTGTTCGGGATCGTGGAGCCCGGCAGCGGCACAGCGATTTCGTTTGCCGAGTACGGCCATGTCTTTGCGGGACTATCGTTTGACGGCATCTGGACACTGCCGTTTTGGATCGCGACGTTTTCTTTGGCGATGGTCATTGTCTTTGAAAATATCGGCTTGATCCACGGGCATACCGCCATGGCTGGTCAGCCGCACAAATTTCGCCGCTCGCTTCAGGCCAACGCTTTGGCTGCGGCCCTCTCGGGAATCTTCGGCACGAGTCCGACCGTATCGACGGTAGAGAGCGCGGCGGGCATCGCCGCTGGGGGACGTACCGGTCTTACGGCGCTCGTCACCGGGACGCTGCTGCTTGGCTCGCTTGGACTCATTCCGCTCGTGAAAATGATTCCGAATGGCGCGATCGCCCCGGTGCTGATCATCATCGGCGGGCTCATGCTGCAAAATGTGCAGAACATCAACTTGAAAGACTTCTCGGAAGGCTTCCCCGCCTTTTTGATCATCGCGATCATCCCGCTGTCGTACAGCATCGTGGACGGCATCGCGTTCGGCTTCGTCGCGTATCCGCTCCTGAAGCTGGCTTTGGGCAAAAGGAAGGAAGTGCCTGCGCTCCTCTATGTAATCGCCGGATTGTTCCTGCTGAATCTGGTGCTGCCTGCGTTGACCTAA
- a CDS encoding LysR family transcriptional regulator, protein MDIRQLRYFIAIAEEGQITSAAKRLNMAQPPLSQQLKQMEDELGVTLIERSGKRMELTEAGHTLYRQALSIVHQMEEALSEVKETGEGLRGSLSIGVSALSAYYLPEHIRQFQQQYPLITYKVWKGDTQLLSQWLERRTIEVAIVRLPHSLTNCTTIPLEEESFVLIVPADTVHASRPRIHMRDIAALPLIMPSIPGLGIYDLIHKEFSRLGTSPHVICECPDISLIVSLVAAKVGASIVPRSAWETHRSDQIKGIEIEGTAISSSAAVVWQTGRHLSKAATRFIETFT, encoded by the coding sequence ATGGATATTCGCCAGCTTCGTTACTTTATCGCCATCGCCGAGGAGGGACAGATCACGAGCGCGGCCAAGCGGCTGAACATGGCACAGCCTCCCTTGAGCCAGCAGCTGAAGCAGATGGAGGACGAGCTCGGGGTCACGCTCATCGAACGGTCCGGGAAGCGCATGGAGTTGACGGAAGCAGGTCACACCCTGTATCGCCAGGCGCTGAGCATCGTCCATCAAATGGAAGAGGCGCTTTCGGAGGTAAAGGAAACAGGGGAAGGCCTTCGGGGCAGCCTGTCCATCGGCGTCAGCGCGTTGTCCGCCTACTATCTCCCCGAGCATATTCGCCAGTTTCAACAGCAATACCCGTTGATCACCTATAAGGTCTGGAAAGGGGACACCCAGCTCCTCAGCCAATGGCTGGAGCGGCGCACCATCGAGGTCGCGATCGTGCGGCTGCCGCATTCCCTCACGAATTGCACCACGATCCCGCTGGAGGAAGAGTCGTTCGTCCTGATCGTGCCCGCCGATACCGTCCATGCTTCGCGACCGCGGATCCATATGCGGGACATCGCCGCCCTTCCGCTCATCATGCCCAGCATCCCGGGCCTCGGCATTTACGATCTGATTCACAAGGAATTCTCGCGGCTGGGCACAAGTCCGCACGTCATTTGCGAATGCCCCGACATCTCCCTGATCGTCAGTCTTGTCGCAGCCAAAGTCGGCGCGTCCATCGTCCCGCGATCGGCTTGGGAGACGCACCGCAGCGACCAGATCAAAGGCATCGAGATCGAGGGCACGGCCATTTCCTCCTCCGCCGCGGTCGTCTGGCAAACCGGGCGCCATCTGTCCAAGGCAGCCACGCGGTTTATCGAGACGTTTACGTAA